The genomic window GCCTTCGCAATTAACTCACGACTTATACAAATACGGAACCAACGATTATATAGTAATAGAACCTGTAACTAAAGATACTATTGAAGTTAAGCAGTTTTTAGATTTTATTGCTAGCGACAACCCTAAAACTAAATACAAATATGTTTTAGAGCAGCAAGGTGTCGATATTTCGCAAGTGAGAAGTCAGGATTTAAAAGCAAGCTATTTACCGACCGAAACATTACGTTTACCAGTAAATAAACAAAATGCTTTAAATTCGGGTATTGTTAAGCCAGAAGATGCAGATAAAATTGTACCCTATATAGATCTTACAATAAAAGGCGGAGCGCTTTATAAAAACCGCTTGTTAATGCTAGATATTGTTGCAAATAATGAATGGAATCGCCCAATCTATTTTACAGGAGGAAGCTTTGGTGACGACGATTATATTTGGATGAAAGATTACCTTCAACTCGATGGTATGTGCTACAAACTAGTACCTATTAAAACTGAAGTAGATCGCTCTAATCCTTTTGATATGGGTCGTGTAGACAGCGATTTAATGTACGAAAAAGTTAAAAAATGGGATTGGGGAAATAGTGGAAGCCCTGATATTTATCACGATGTTGAAACTAGAAAAAACTCGATTACTTACCGTGGCAACTTAGCACGGTTAGTAGAACAGTTAATTAATGAAGATAAACTTGATAAAGCTGAAGAAATAGCTGATATAGCAATGGACAATATGCCTGTTGAATATTTTGGGTATTATACACTTTTAGAACCTTACATTAGCGCTTATTATGAAGTTGGAAACAAAGAAAAAGCGCAACGTTTATTTAAAGAAGTCGCTAAAAAATATCAAGAAAACTTAGTGTATTATAGCAGTTTAAAAACAGACAAACAAGAACGTTTATTTGAAGATATTTATACAGATATACAACGCTACAAAGGTTTAGTTGATGTTTTAATTAAATATGACATTGATTTTGCTGAAAGCGAAGGTGATGTTTTCAACAACCATTTAAAATTATTCGAATATTTTTATGGTGATGACACCTCTGATGAATATGAAAAAAAAGCAAATAAAGATATTCCTGCGGAAGTAAGCACTGATACCATTGAACCTATAGACTAAGGCACATGACCTTAACACCTGTAAAAACACCATTTGTTGTGAAAAAGATGTTCCCAAATTACATTTGGGACATCGCAACAAATAAGAAAATAATCTATCTCACTTTTGATGATGGTCCAACTCTAGAAATTACAAATTGGACATTAGATACCCTAAAAAAATATAACGCTAAAGCAACTTTTTTCTGCATAGGAAACAATATTGAAAAAAACCCCGAAATCTTTAAGGACATAATAAAACATGGTCATGCTATTGGTAATCATACCCAGAACCATGCAAAAGGCTGGAAAACTTCAACAGTAGATTATTTATCTGACGTTGAACAAGCTGAGCAAAACATTCAAAAAGAAAAACCTCAACAACACACTTCAACTTCTAAGAGCGTAAAATTATTTCGTCCGCCGTATGGCAAAATAAGGTCTAACCAAGGCAAACAAATTATTAACCTTGGTTATAAGATAATTATGTGGGATATTTTATCTTTCGATTGGGAACATAAAATAAGTAAAGAAACCTGCTTTAAAAACGTTATTTCTAAAACTAAAAATGGAAGTATCGTTGTTTTTCATGATAGCGTAAAAGCATCTAGAAATATGCAATATACACTTCCGAAGGTTTTAAAACATTTTAGCGAACAAGGTTTCATTTTTAAATCACTAGATTTTAAGGCTTAATACCAACTTTTACATTCATTTTACGTTTCCAATACAAAATATAAATAGTTCCAATAATTGTTGGAAGCGTCCAAGATATTAGGTTTCCAATTCCCAATCCAGCAACAATAAAAGCTGTGAATGATGCGATTAAAGCGCCAACCATTTTTCCGATATGCAATCGTAACCACATGTTTCTTGATTTTTGAGGGTTAAAGTAAAATCGAAAATCCTGAATACTCATTAATAATCCAAAACCTCCAAAAAACAGAAATAAAATACTCATTGAGGAATTATTTATAAGACCATAAATTCCATTTAAAACCATAATAGCAGAAAAGAAAACCATAGCCCCAGAAAGCAATTTATCTTTCTTATCCGCTTCCTTTTTCGTTTTAAAAGTCAATGCGCGATTACCTGCTAAAACCAGATATATTGTAAATAACCCGATTAAAAATAAAAATACGTTTTCATGATTAGGCATACATGAAATAGGCAATGAAATTAAGGAACTCACAAGCATGCCAATCGAAAATAGTTTACCCATTTTTTTATGCATACGACCTCCTTTTTTAACAATAACACTTCCAATTCCTGTAATTAATCCAACGCCACCAAAAAAGGCGTGAATGTATATCAAAATTTTAATCGCTTCTTCCATTTGTAGTTAATTAAATTTATTACTTCAAATTTGAGATTATTATCCGATTTTAATAAATTTTAATTTCCGAAGTGTTGTTTTTAAGGTTTGAATTGTCGAATTCCTTAAAACTAGAAATAATAAGCTTTAACCAACTCTATATAAACCTATTATAGTAACGATGCTAAAACAGCATAGTCTTGCGTTGTTTTCAAGAATAAAAGTAATAAAACATAGAATTAACCTCTAAAAGCCAATGCTTTTGCATAAAAAAACGGTTAAAGCTTTATTGAGTTTTATCAATAAGGACTTAACCGTTTTAAGAGTTTTTAAAGTTGAAAAGAAATCCCTCTAAAAACTATGTTTTCTTTACATATTTTGTAATAATCACAATTTGTGTTGGACCTACTTTACCTTCTATAAACTCAGCATTTTCATGATCTAGTCTAATATTTCTAACAGCCGTACCTTGTTTGGCAACCATGCTAGAACCTTTCACTTTTAAATCTTTTATTAAAACCACATTATCTCCTGCTTCTAAAATAAC from Algibacter sp. L1A34 includes these protein-coding regions:
- a CDS encoding polysaccharide deacetylase family protein, with protein sequence MTLTPVKTPFVVKKMFPNYIWDIATNKKIIYLTFDDGPTLEITNWTLDTLKKYNAKATFFCIGNNIEKNPEIFKDIIKHGHAIGNHTQNHAKGWKTSTVDYLSDVEQAEQNIQKEKPQQHTSTSKSVKLFRPPYGKIRSNQGKQIINLGYKIIMWDILSFDWEHKISKETCFKNVISKTKNGSIVVFHDSVKASRNMQYTLPKVLKHFSEQGFIFKSLDFKA